GGGGCCCTGGACCTGGAGCAGGCAGCCGAGGGCGGCGGCGCCCAGGTGCCGCCAGGCGCCGTAGAGCCCGAGGAGGACGAGGCCGTACACGAAGCCGGGATGGAGGTTGGCCCAGAGGCAGAACAACGCGGCGCACCAGGCGGGGCCGGGCGCGGGGAGCCCGAGGCGGCGGCGCTCCAGCCCGAGGAAGACCAGGCCGAAGCCGATAAGGGAGAACAGCTCGGGGCGGATGTCGGAGCGCGTGAGGCTCGCCGCGCCCCACAGGGCCAGGGCGGCGGCGCGCGTCGGTTCTTCGGCGTCGTATAGCTCGAGCGTCTTGAGGAGGAGCCAGGCCGAGGCGGCGATCATCGCCGCCTTGAACAGCCACAGCGCATGAAGGCCTCCGGCGCGGTACAGGGCGTCGAAGATCAGCTGGACGGCCCACTCGAAGTCCGCCCACGGCGCGCCGGCGCGCGTCGACGACAGCCAGTCCGCCGTCGGGATCGACAGGGTCTCGCGCATGCGCCGGGCGGCGCTCAGGTGCCAGAACAGGTCGGGGTTGGAGAGGGGCAGGAGCGCGACGGGGACGAGGGAGAGCGGCCCCAGGCGGCGCAGGATCCGGTCGGAGCGGCTCATCGGGGCTCGTACACGGAGGCGCGCTCGGAGGGCTCCTCGTGCAGCTTGCGGAACAGCTTCGGGTCCTCGAGACGGCGGTGGACGCGCTCCACCTGGCGGCGGGGGACGGCGCCCTCGTCGGCGAGCAGGCCGAAGTCGAGGCCCTCGACGCGCAGGACGTAGGTCACGCGCGCGGCCTTGAGGGCGGCGGCGAAATCCTCGTCGCGCTCGACGGCAGGCAAGGGCACGCTCGGCAGGCCGGAGAGCCAGCCGTCCCGGACCGGCGCGGCGCTGGTGAGCAGGCCGGGGCCCGGGCGCGCGGCGAGCCAGGCGTAGGTCATCTTGAGCTCCGGCTCGGCCCAGGGGCTCGGGCGGCCGAGGCGCGGCAAGGTCTGGGCTCCCAGCTGCAGCGCGAGGAGAAGCGCGAGCGCGGGCTTGGCCGCGCGGCCGAGGCCGGCGGCGAGCGCCCAGAGCAGGAGGGGAAGAAGGGGGATGAGGTAGCGCTCGTACTGCCAGCCCCAGACGGCGAGCATGAGCGCCGTGCCGGCCAGCGCGAGCGCGGCCGGGTCGTCGCGCCGGGCGCGCAGGGCGATGACGAGCCCGCGCAGAGCGGCGGCGCACAGCGCCGCGCCCAGGAGCGAGGCGAGGACGCCCGCGGCGAGGGAAGGCGGGGTGAAGCTCCCGCCCCACTCGGAGGCATAGAAGCGCGCGTTTGCCGCGGCGACGCGCGCGAGCTTGGCCGACGGCGCGGAGCCGTAGGTGAAGGAGAACATGCTGAACTTGTCGACGGAGCGGATCTTCGACCAGGACCAGGCGGACCAGGCGCCGAAGGCCAGGACCGGAGGCAGGAGGGCTTCCGCGGCCGGACGGAGCTTCTTCTTCTCGAGGAAGACGGCGAGCGCGGGCAAGGCGGAGACCCCGGCCGTGCGCGTGAGCAGCAGGGCGGCGGCGGAGAGGCCGGCGAGCAGGGGGCGCCCCGAGTCCGCGGCCGTCAGCAGCCCCAGGAGCGCCAAAGTGAACGGAGCCTCGGACATGACGACGCCCGACTGGGACAGGACGAGCGGCGAGGACGCGAACAGCGCGGCGGCGAGCAAGGCGGTCGCCTCGTCGGTCCGGCGCCGCAGCCACAGCCACAGCGCCGCGGGGACGAGAGCCAGGACCAAGGCCGAGGCGGCCTGGAAAAGGCCCGCGCCCTCGGTGAGCCAGGACAGCGGCGCGAGCAGGGCCGGCCACGCCGGGTTGATCATCGTCAGCGGGGGGCAACCGGGGGAGGTGAGCAGGCAGTAGCGTCCCGCGGCGAGAGCGCGCGCGCCGACGAGGTACAGGACGTCGTCCTGCTGGCGGCCGAAGTACTGGGCCGGCGCGAAGGCCAGCACCAGGAGCGCGCACGCGGCGAGGACGAAGGCGGAGCGCGGGGGGATGTTCAAAAAAATGGCGGAAGAGGAGGGATTCGAACCCTCGAGGGCTTTTAGACCCTACACGATTTCCAGTCGTGCGCCTTCGACCACTCGGCCACCCTTCCTACGGCAGGGATTATAGCGCATTTTCGTATCGAGTACCGCCCCCGTCAAAAGGCTACGGCCGGCCGCCGGCGGATACCCTCAGGGCCCAAGCGGCGTCGGGATCGCGCGGGGCGTAGCGGGCGAACGCGCGCAGATGGGGGATCGCCTCGGCGGCGCGGCCCGAGGCCAGCTCCAGCCGGGCGAGATTGAAGTTCGCGGCCGGGTTCCACGGCGACAGCGCGAGGGCGCGCCGCAGGGCGGCTTCCGATCCGGCGAAGCGTCCGCGCTTCTCGGCGACGAGGCCCGCCAGCACCCAGGCGTCGGCGACGGTGGGATCGCGCTCCAGCGCCTCGGCGATCCGGCGCTCGGTCTCGGCGGCGTCGCCGCGCTCCCAGGCGAGCCGCGCGAGGTTGTAGTAGGGCAGGGCGAGCCCCGGAGCGAGGCGTATCGACTCGGCGAACTGGGCTTGGCCTTCGGCGGCGCGGCCCGCGAGTATGAGCTCCATCCCGTAGGCCGCGCGCGCTCGCGCGGACACGGGATTGCACGCGAGCACCCTTTCGTAATAAGGGATGCCGCCGCGCCACGCCCGGGCATACGCCGCGCAGGCCCAGGCCCCGCCCGCGAGCAGGAGGAGGCCGGACGCGAGCGCCGTCCGGGGGGCCGTCGCGCGGGCCCGCGTCCACAGGACGCCGAGCCCGGCCGCCAGGCCCAGGCTCGGCAGGTACAGGAAGCGCTGCGCGCCGATCTCGTTGAGCGGCGTCAGGACGTGGATGGTCGGCAGCAGGAAGACCGAGGGGGCGCACAGCCAGAAGGCCCAGCGGGCGCGCCGGGCGAGGAGCGCCCAAAGTCCGAAGGCATAGAGGGCGGCGAGGCCCAGGAGAGGCGGCCAGGACCAAGGCGAGCCGGGTCGCGCGTCCGGGATCAGCGGCCGCGCGAAATCGGGGCACAGCCCCGCGCCCGTGAGGCTCGGCCAGAGGTAGCGCGCGAAGGCGAAGCGGGCGACCGTCAGCGCGGCCGTGAGGCGGTCTCCGAAGTAGGGGACGCCGCCGCTGAAGGGGACGCCGGCCAGCGCCAGGCGGACGACCAGGTAGAGCGCGATCGATCCGAGCAGCGCCGCGTGGACGCCGCGACGCCCGCGAGACCAGGGCTTCGCGCCGTCGAAGGTCCAATCGGAGGCCGCGACCAGGATCGGAAAAAGAAGCGCGTGCTCCTTCACGAAGAGGGCGGCCGTGAACAGCGCGACGCCGCCCGCCGTCCGCACGGGGGAGGAGCGGCGGTCGAGGAGGAGCCACGCGCCGAGGAGAAGGACCGCGGAGAGGAGCTCGGAGCGTCCCGTCACCGCGGCCACGGCTTCGACGTGGGTCGGGAGGACCGCGAACGCGGCGGCCGCGGCCAGCGCGGCGCCGGCGGGCAGGCGGCCGCGGAGGACGATGAGCAGCAGCCAGCACGCGGCC
The nucleotide sequence above comes from Elusimicrobiota bacterium. Encoded proteins:
- a CDS encoding tetratricopeptide repeat protein; its protein translation is MLGYRHAAFLLLLCLAGYATILGQRGYVHDDAHLVGGNVLLDAGLGGLEGLLGKGIWEAADGSGARVYGLSKPVLYRPLLMLTFLAQNLTTGRDARPLRAANLLLHAAACWLLLIVLRGRLPAGAALAAAAAFAVLPTHVEAVAAVTGRSELLSAVLLLGAWLLLDRRSSPVRTAGGVALFTAALFVKEHALLFPILVAASDWTFDGAKPWSRGRRGVHAALLGSIALYLVVRLALAGVPFSGGVPYFGDRLTAALTVARFAFARYLWPSLTGAGLCPDFARPLIPDARPGSPWSWPPLLGLAALYAFGLWALLARRARWAFWLCAPSVFLLPTIHVLTPLNEIGAQRFLYLPSLGLAAGLGVLWTRARATAPRTALASGLLLLAGGAWACAAYARAWRGGIPYYERVLACNPVSARARAAYGMELILAGRAAEGQAQFAESIRLAPGLALPYYNLARLAWERGDAAETERRIAEALERDPTVADAWVLAGLVAEKRGRFAGSEAALRRALALSPWNPAANFNLARLELASGRAAEAIPHLRAFARYAPRDPDAAWALRVSAGGRP